From one Streptomyces sp. NBC_01478 genomic stretch:
- a CDS encoding class I SAM-dependent methyltransferase has product MARQLDEQIAGRYPVGQRLRVLDVGMGQGTQALRLARAGHQVTGLEQEPKMVAAAREALAGEPEGIRERVRIIEGDGRDTGVHFLPGSFDVVLCHGVLMYVSEPDPLLAGLARMLAPGGLLSLLVRNADALAMRPGLSWDWAGALAAFDSTAYRNRLGLDVRADKLGTLTATLAGIGAPLQAWYGVRVFTDTTPEGVEIPADVESLLAAEERAGRTDPYRAVAALLHLCGVRG; this is encoded by the coding sequence GTGGCCCGGCAGCTCGACGAGCAGATAGCCGGCCGGTATCCCGTCGGACAGCGGCTGCGGGTGCTCGACGTCGGGATGGGCCAGGGCACGCAGGCGCTGCGGCTGGCCCGGGCCGGGCATCAGGTGACCGGGCTCGAGCAGGAACCGAAGATGGTCGCCGCGGCCCGCGAGGCGCTGGCCGGCGAGCCCGAGGGCATCCGGGAGCGGGTGCGGATCATCGAGGGCGACGGCCGGGACACGGGCGTGCACTTCCTGCCGGGCAGTTTCGACGTCGTGCTGTGTCATGGCGTACTCATGTACGTGTCCGAGCCCGATCCGCTGCTCGCGGGTCTCGCGCGGATGCTGGCGCCGGGCGGGCTGCTGTCGCTGCTCGTGCGGAACGCCGACGCGCTGGCGATGCGGCCCGGACTGTCCTGGGACTGGGCGGGCGCGCTGGCCGCGTTCGACTCGACGGCGTACCGCAATCGGCTGGGCCTCGATGTGCGGGCCGACAAGCTGGGCACGCTCACCGCGACGCTGGCGGGGATCGGGGCGCCCCTTCAGGCCTGGTACGGCGTGCGGGTCTTCACCGACACCACTCCCGAAGGGGTCGAGATCCCGGCGGACGTCGAGTCGCTGCTGGCCGCCGAGGAGCGGGCCGGGCGGACGGATCCGTATCGGGCGGTGGCGGCGCTGCTGCATCTGTGCGGGGTGCGGGGCTGA
- a CDS encoding adenosylcobinamide-GDP ribazoletransferase → MSKTPPLDGLRFAFGTLTVLPVRVTRWDRDAARAGMLVAPVVGVVVGGCAAGLGLLLLFLGASPLLAAVGTVAVPAVLTRGLHLDGLADTADGLGSGKPAEDALRIMKQSDIGPFGVLALVFVLLAQVAALGQLYGDSWARGAVAAVVSGVAARLALTSAARVGVPAARPEGLGAAVAGVVPVAGALGVAVGSVAVAEVCGLALGVYGVARAFVVALVVAELLLRHCGRRFGGVTGDVFGGLAETAGTVALVVLSLGG, encoded by the coding sequence GTGTCCAAGACCCCGCCCCTCGACGGCCTCCGTTTCGCGTTCGGCACGCTGACTGTTCTCCCGGTGCGGGTGACCCGGTGGGACCGTGATGCCGCGCGCGCGGGGATGCTGGTGGCCCCGGTCGTAGGGGTGGTCGTCGGTGGCTGCGCGGCGGGGCTCGGGTTGCTGCTCCTGTTCCTGGGCGCGAGCCCGCTGCTCGCCGCCGTCGGCACCGTCGCCGTCCCCGCCGTCCTCACCCGGGGGCTGCACCTGGACGGGCTCGCGGACACCGCCGACGGGCTCGGGAGCGGGAAGCCGGCGGAGGACGCGCTGCGGATCATGAAGCAGTCGGACATCGGGCCGTTCGGGGTGCTCGCCCTCGTCTTCGTGCTGTTGGCTCAGGTGGCTGCGCTGGGTCAGCTCTACGGCGACTCTTGGGCTCGGGGTGCGGTCGCGGCCGTTGTCTCGGGGGTCGCGGCTCGGCTGGCGCTGACGTCGGCCGCACGGGTGGGGGTGCCTGCGGCTCGGCCGGAGGGGTTGGGGGCGGCGGTTGCGGGCGTGGTTCCGGTTGCGGGTGCGCTGGGGGTGGCGGTGGGCTCCGTTGCCGTAGCGGAGGTGTGCGGGTTGGCTCTCGGGGTGTACGGGGTCGCCCGCGCGTTCGTCGTGGCGCTGGTGGTCGCCGAGCTTCTGCTGCGGCACTGTGGGCGTCGGTTTGGTGGGGTCACCGGGGACGTGTTCGGGGGGCTCGCGGAGACTGCGGGCACCGTCGCGCTCGTGGTGCTTTCGCTGGGTGGGTGA
- a CDS encoding leucyl aminopeptidase, producing the protein MTALTLSTAAAPGLRADAIVIGVGKGGKGPVVAPGADAVDKAYDGKLAGVLETLGASGAEGEITKLPAPAGFKAPLVLAVGLGAEPDDGDAYDAEALRRAAGVAARALTGAKKAAFALPLADAADAGVIAEGALLGAYSFDAYKGGAKDAKGAGKAPLAEVALLGGKPRDKEYKAAVERALAVTEELNRARDLVNTPPNDLDPEAFAAVAQTAAKEHGIKVEVLDEKALEKGGYGGILGVGAGSAAGPRLVKLSYTHAGATKHLAFVGKGITYDSGGISLKPAGHNETMKCDMSGAAAVFAAVVAAARLGLEVNVTGWLALAENMPSGSATRPGDVLRMYSGKTVEVLNTDAEGRLVLADALWAASAEKPDAIVDVATLTGAMVLALGSRTFGVMANDDAFRSAIVDAAEEVGEPSWPMPLPEHLRKGMDSPTADIANMGERMGGGLVAGLFLREFVGEGITWAHLDIAGPAFNESGPFGYTPKGGTGSAVRTLVRLAELTAAGDLG; encoded by the coding sequence GTGACTGCTCTCACTCTCAGCACCGCCGCGGCGCCCGGCCTGCGGGCCGACGCGATCGTGATCGGTGTCGGCAAGGGCGGCAAGGGCCCGGTCGTCGCACCGGGCGCCGACGCCGTGGACAAGGCGTACGACGGCAAACTCGCCGGCGTCCTGGAGACCCTGGGCGCCTCCGGTGCCGAAGGCGAGATCACGAAGCTGCCCGCACCGGCCGGCTTCAAGGCACCGCTCGTGCTCGCGGTGGGCCTCGGCGCGGAGCCCGACGACGGTGACGCGTACGACGCCGAGGCGCTGCGCCGGGCCGCCGGTGTCGCCGCCCGCGCCCTCACCGGTGCCAAGAAGGCCGCCTTCGCGCTGCCCCTCGCGGACGCCGCCGACGCCGGTGTGATCGCCGAGGGCGCGCTGCTCGGCGCGTACTCCTTCGACGCGTACAAGGGTGGCGCCAAGGACGCGAAGGGCGCCGGCAAGGCCCCCCTCGCCGAGGTCGCCCTGCTCGGCGGCAAGCCGCGCGACAAGGAGTACAAGGCGGCCGTAGAGCGTGCTCTGGCGGTCACCGAGGAGCTCAACCGCGCCCGCGACCTCGTCAACACCCCGCCGAACGACCTCGACCCCGAGGCCTTCGCGGCCGTCGCGCAGACCGCGGCGAAGGAACACGGCATCAAGGTCGAGGTGCTCGACGAGAAGGCCCTGGAGAAGGGCGGCTACGGCGGCATCCTCGGCGTCGGCGCCGGTTCCGCGGCCGGTCCGCGGCTGGTGAAGCTGTCGTACACGCACGCCGGGGCCACCAAGCACCTCGCGTTCGTCGGCAAGGGCATCACCTACGACTCGGGCGGCATCTCGCTCAAGCCGGCCGGGCACAACGAGACGATGAAGTGCGACATGAGCGGTGCCGCCGCCGTGTTCGCGGCCGTCGTCGCCGCCGCCCGCCTCGGCCTTGAGGTCAACGTCACCGGCTGGCTGGCGCTCGCCGAGAACATGCCGTCCGGCTCCGCGACCCGTCCCGGTGACGTGCTGCGCATGTACAGCGGCAAGACCGTCGAGGTCCTCAACACGGACGCCGAGGGCCGCCTCGTCCTCGCGGACGCGCTGTGGGCGGCGTCGGCGGAGAAGCCGGACGCGATCGTGGACGTGGCGACGCTGACCGGGGCGATGGTTCTGGCTCTCGGGAGCCGGACGTTCGGCGTGATGGCGAACGACGACGCGTTCCGCTCCGCGATCGTCGACGCGGCGGAGGAGGTCGGGGAGCCGTCCTGGCCCATGCCGTTGCCGGAGCACCTGCGCAAGGGCATGGACTCCCCCACCGCCGACATCGCGAACATGGGTGAGCGGATGGGTGGCGGGCTGGTCGCCGGGCTCTTCCTGCGCGAGTTCGTGGGCGAGGGGATCACCTGGGCGCACCTCGACATCGCCGGGCCCGCGTTCAACGAGAGCGGCCCCTTCGGCTACACCCCCAAGGGCGGTACGGGGTCTGCGGTGCGGACGCTCGTGCGGCTTGCGGAGTTGACTGCGGCCGGGGATCTGGGCTGA
- a CDS encoding phosphatidylglycerol lysyltransferase domain-containing protein, with translation MGDVRVGPVQERHSSGASRRAAAFAVWYLRAVAFINFLSAAWVSLGQDVRRHNQENFFTPYLLTAGFASGVFTAFLAVTMRRRKRAAWILNLVVSGLFLALFGFAMSFQEIRRYPQNWISLGLTAAFVGALLVGRREFYAKGDRSNPRLAAVVAVGGTLAASLLAALLVTVTNQAHDASRSTFLERWHYGSFRLVSIAAPENRFPGIWTPNWANVAINVLSTVLVLAVFYAAFRSRRAVDPLTEDDEKKLRALLERQGERDSLGYFALRREKSVVWSPTGKAAVAYRVVGGVSLASGDPIGDPEAWPGAIEPWLAEARVHGWIPAVMGASEEAGTVYARHGLDALELGDEALVEVAEFTLEGRAMRTVRQAYNRVKRAGYTVRIRRHEDIPSDEMAYLLKRADDWRDGATERGFSMALGRLGDPDDGQCVMLECTDGEGELRAVLSFVPWGPHGLSLDLMRRDRDSDNGLMEFMVIELLRRAQEIGITQVSLNFAMFRSVFERGARIGAGPVLRLWRSLLSFFSRWWQIESLYRANAKYRPIWEPRFLLFEKSADLLRIGLASARAEGFLEAPGLPKWLHRKHLETHR, from the coding sequence ATGGGAGATGTCCGGGTCGGGCCCGTTCAGGAACGTCATAGCTCAGGCGCCTCGCGGCGGGCCGCGGCCTTTGCCGTCTGGTATCTGCGGGCCGTCGCGTTCATCAACTTCCTCAGCGCCGCGTGGGTTTCGCTGGGGCAGGACGTACGACGGCACAACCAGGAGAACTTCTTCACGCCGTACCTGCTGACCGCCGGCTTCGCCTCCGGTGTGTTCACCGCGTTCCTCGCCGTCACCATGCGGCGCCGCAAACGAGCCGCGTGGATCCTGAACCTGGTGGTCAGCGGGCTGTTCCTCGCGCTGTTCGGGTTCGCGATGTCGTTCCAGGAGATCCGCCGGTACCCGCAGAACTGGATCTCCCTGGGGCTGACCGCGGCCTTCGTCGGTGCACTCCTCGTGGGGCGGCGGGAGTTCTACGCGAAGGGCGACCGGTCCAACCCCCGGCTCGCCGCCGTCGTGGCCGTCGGCGGCACGCTGGCCGCCTCACTGCTCGCCGCGCTGCTGGTGACGGTCACCAACCAGGCGCACGACGCGTCCCGTTCGACGTTCCTGGAGCGCTGGCACTACGGCTCGTTCCGGCTGGTGTCCATCGCCGCCCCGGAGAACCGCTTCCCCGGCATCTGGACCCCGAACTGGGCCAACGTCGCCATCAACGTGCTCAGCACGGTCCTGGTCCTCGCGGTCTTCTACGCCGCGTTCCGCTCCCGGCGTGCCGTCGACCCGCTCACCGAGGACGACGAGAAGAAGCTGCGGGCGCTGCTGGAGCGACAGGGCGAGCGGGACTCGCTCGGGTACTTCGCGCTGCGCCGGGAGAAGAGCGTGGTGTGGTCGCCGACCGGCAAGGCGGCCGTCGCGTACCGGGTCGTCGGCGGGGTGTCCCTGGCGTCCGGTGACCCGATCGGCGACCCGGAGGCATGGCCCGGCGCGATCGAGCCGTGGCTGGCGGAGGCGCGGGTTCACGGATGGATTCCGGCCGTCATGGGAGCGAGCGAGGAAGCCGGCACCGTCTACGCGCGGCACGGGCTCGACGCCCTCGAACTCGGGGACGAAGCCCTCGTGGAGGTAGCCGAGTTCACCCTCGAAGGACGCGCCATGCGGACCGTACGGCAGGCCTACAACCGGGTGAAGCGGGCCGGGTACACCGTGCGGATCCGGCGGCACGAGGACATTCCCTCCGACGAGATGGCGTATCTGCTGAAGCGGGCCGACGACTGGCGCGACGGGGCCACCGAGCGCGGGTTCAGCATGGCGCTCGGACGGCTCGGGGACCCGGACGACGGGCAGTGCGTGATGCTCGAATGCACCGATGGGGAGGGCGAGTTGAGGGCGGTGCTGTCCTTCGTGCCGTGGGGTCCGCACGGGCTGTCCCTCGACCTGATGCGCCGGGACCGCGACTCCGACAACGGGCTCATGGAGTTCATGGTGATCGAACTCCTCCGCCGCGCGCAGGAAATCGGAATCACCCAGGTTTCGCTCAACTTCGCCATGTTTCGTTCGGTCTTTGAACGTGGGGCGCGGATCGGCGCCGGGCCGGTGCTGCGGCTGTGGAGGTCACTCCTCAGCTTCTTCTCGCGCTGGTGGCAGATCGAGTCGCTGTACCGCGCCAACGCCAAGTACCGGCCCATCTGGGAACCCCGGTTCCTGCTCTTCGAGAAGAGCGCGGACCTGCTGCGCATCGGCCTCGCGTCGGCGCGCGCGGAGGGGTTCCTGGAGGCGCCGGGACTGCCGAAGTGGCTGCACCGCAAGCACCTGGAGACGCACAGATGA
- a CDS encoding S1C family serine protease — MDSPRARAFRPIALLVCSLALVAGCSGSGSSSSSSSSSSSSKKGATTAQAAVPMASDDLQNDYLKVIKEVLPSVVQIQASSDLGSGVVYDDQGHIVTNAHVVGDEKTFKVTTANSEDVLTARLVYSYPGQDLAVVKLDRMPDGLKTATFADSSKVEVGQIVLAMGSPLGLSSSVTQGIVSATGRTVSEGSSDGGTGATIANMVQTSAAINPGNSGGALVNLNGQVIGIPTLAATDPNLGGGAAPGIGFAIPSSMVKTVADQIVKDGKVTDSGRAALGITGRTVVDDSYQAAGVAVVEVKSGGAAGKAGIQAGDIVTRLGDTDITTITSLSEALASDQPGQKTTVTYTRNGASKKADVTLGEQ; from the coding sequence ATGGATTCTCCCCGTGCCCGTGCCTTCCGGCCCATCGCTCTGCTCGTCTGCTCGCTCGCGCTGGTCGCCGGATGTTCCGGCTCCGGGTCCTCGTCGTCCTCGTCGTCCTCGTCGTCCTCGTCGAAGAAGGGCGCTACGACCGCGCAGGCCGCCGTACCGATGGCGAGTGACGACCTCCAGAACGACTACCTGAAGGTGATCAAGGAGGTCCTGCCGTCGGTCGTGCAGATCCAGGCCAGCAGTGATCTGGGGTCGGGGGTCGTGTACGACGACCAGGGGCACATCGTCACCAACGCGCATGTCGTCGGGGACGAGAAGACCTTCAAGGTGACCACCGCGAACAGCGAGGACGTGCTCACCGCCAGGCTCGTGTACTCGTATCCCGGGCAGGACCTGGCCGTCGTCAAGCTGGACAGGATGCCGGACGGGCTGAAGACGGCGACCTTCGCCGACTCCTCCAAGGTCGAGGTGGGGCAGATCGTCCTCGCCATGGGTTCGCCGCTCGGACTGTCGTCCAGCGTGACCCAGGGCATCGTGTCGGCGACCGGACGGACCGTCAGCGAGGGCAGCAGCGACGGGGGTACGGGCGCGACCATCGCCAACATGGTGCAGACCTCGGCCGCGATCAACCCCGGCAACAGCGGGGGCGCGCTCGTCAATCTGAACGGGCAGGTCATCGGCATCCCGACCCTCGCCGCGACCGACCCGAACCTCGGGGGCGGTGCCGCGCCCGGTATCGGGTTCGCGATCCCGTCCTCGATGGTGAAGACGGTCGCCGACCAGATCGTCAAGGACGGCAAGGTCACCGACTCGGGGCGGGCGGCCCTCGGCATCACCGGACGCACGGTCGTCGACGACAGTTATCAGGCGGCCGGGGTCGCCGTGGTCGAGGTGAAGAGCGGTGGGGCCGCCGGCAAGGCGGGCATCCAGGCCGGCGACATCGTCACGCGGCTCGGCGATACGGACATCACCACGATCACCTCCCTGTCCGAGGCGCTGGCGTCCGACCAGCCGGGGCAGAAGACGACGGTGACGTATACGCGGAACGGGGCGTCGAAGAAGGCCGATGTGACGCTGGGCGAGCAGTAG
- a CDS encoding bifunctional adenosylcobinamide kinase/adenosylcobinamide-phosphate guanylyltransferase has product MELTLLGTGAPTGLPRPDCPCAACAVSLGVDARAATAVLVDGTLLLDLTPGAAFAAARAGHSLGGVRQVLLSHPHDGPAVEVPAGLPQPGRVPDGRELALLTGHRVRAVAMDAPGTGYAVTGPDGQRVLYLPPGGAPAGLEEGAVASYDMVLADAVGRPDALAKLRAVGATGPATDVVAVHLDHDVAPGAELTRRLAAVGARAVPDGTTLTVGVYEDVPDVPRRTLVLGGARSGKSVEAERRLEAFPDVLYVATGGSRNGDTEWASRVSAHRDRRPGSWRTAETCDLVPLLAEDGPPLLIDCLSLWLTDAMDSVGAWDDTEWGDGGEKQLRERVRELTAAVRATRRTLVAVSNEVGSGIVPATASGRRYRDELGRLNAAVAGECEHVLLVVAGRALALRG; this is encoded by the coding sequence GTGGAACTCACTCTGCTTGGTACCGGTGCCCCCACTGGACTCCCCCGTCCCGACTGTCCCTGTGCTGCCTGTGCCGTGTCGCTCGGGGTGGATGCCCGGGCCGCTACCGCCGTGCTCGTGGACGGGACGTTGCTGCTCGATCTGACGCCGGGGGCGGCCTTCGCCGCGGCTCGGGCCGGGCATTCGCTCGGGGGCGTACGCCAGGTGCTGTTGTCGCATCCGCACGACGGGCCGGCGGTGGAGGTGCCGGCGGGGCTGCCGCAGCCGGGGCGGGTGCCGGACGGGCGGGAGCTCGCGTTGTTGACGGGGCATCGGGTGCGGGCGGTGGCGATGGACGCGCCCGGTACCGGGTACGCCGTCACCGGCCCGGACGGGCAGCGGGTGCTGTATCTGCCGCCGGGGGGCGCGCCGGCCGGTCTCGAGGAGGGGGCCGTCGCGTCGTACGACATGGTGCTCGCCGATGCCGTGGGGCGGCCGGACGCGCTGGCCAAGTTGCGGGCGGTGGGGGCGACGGGGCCCGCGACCGACGTCGTCGCCGTCCATCTCGATCACGATGTGGCGCCGGGCGCCGAGTTGACGCGGCGACTGGCGGCCGTGGGGGCGCGGGCCGTGCCGGACGGGACGACCTTGACCGTGGGGGTGTACGAGGACGTGCCCGATGTACCGCGGCGGACGCTGGTGCTGGGCGGGGCGCGGTCCGGGAAGTCGGTCGAGGCGGAGCGGCGGCTGGAGGCCTTTCCCGATGTGCTGTACGTCGCCACTGGCGGCTCGCGCAACGGGGACACCGAGTGGGCCTCCCGGGTCTCCGCGCACCGGGACCGGCGGCCGGGGTCGTGGCGTACGGCGGAGACATGTGACCTGGTGCCGCTGCTCGCGGAGGACGGGCCGCCGTTGCTCATCGACTGTCTGTCGCTGTGGCTGACGGACGCCATGGACTCCGTGGGGGCGTGGGACGACACGGAGTGGGGGGACGGCGGGGAGAAGCAACTCCGGGAGCGGGTACGGGAGTTGACGGCCGCCGTGCGCGCCACCCGGCGGACCCTGGTCGCCGTGTCGAACGAGGTGGGGTCGGGGATCGTGCCGGCGACCGCGTCCGGGCGCCGGTACCGGGACGAGCTGGGGCGGTTGAACGCCGCGGTCGCCGGTGAGTGCGAGCACGTGTTGCTGGTGGTGGCGGGGCGGGCGCTCGCCCTGCGCGGCTAG
- a CDS encoding methyltransferase domain-containing protein → MNSLRTRVSTRVSTLDARRRHRALARAILRLLPEPESWLDVGTGDAHFPETAKELFPYTSFDGLDPTPRVVRARAAERIEEAHAGHLTDPHITTALQSRYDVVTLLRDRSPAPDPEAELRAALTVLRPGGLLLLEGRPDDLRTQLEPHDCEFVTEARRVPDRFPPPQRLIARRKRQP, encoded by the coding sequence ATGAACAGCCTGCGCACCCGCGTCAGCACGCGCGTCAGCACCCTCGACGCACGCCGCCGCCACCGCGCGCTGGCCCGCGCGATCCTGCGGCTGCTCCCCGAACCGGAGAGCTGGCTCGACGTCGGCACGGGCGACGCCCACTTCCCCGAGACGGCGAAGGAACTCTTCCCGTACACGTCCTTCGACGGCCTCGACCCCACCCCCCGAGTCGTCCGGGCCCGCGCCGCCGAACGCATCGAGGAGGCCCACGCCGGCCACCTCACGGACCCGCACATCACGACCGCCCTGCAGTCCCGCTACGACGTGGTCACCCTCCTGCGCGACCGCTCGCCGGCCCCCGACCCCGAGGCCGAACTCCGTGCGGCCCTCACGGTCCTGCGCCCCGGCGGGCTCCTTCTCCTGGAAGGCCGCCCGGACGACCTGCGCACCCAACTGGAGCCCCACGACTGCGAGTTCGTCACGGAGGCCCGCCGGGTCCCGGACCGTTTCCCGCCCCCGCAACGCCTGATCGCCCGCAGAAAACGGCAGCCCTAG
- the lpdA gene encoding dihydrolipoyl dehydrogenase, whose translation MANDASTVFDLVILGGGSGGYAAALRGAQLGLDVALIEKDKVGGTCLHRGCIPTKALLHAGEIADQARESEQFGVKATFEGIDVPAVHKYKDGVVSGLYKGLQGLIASRKVHYIEGEGRLSSPTSVDVNGQRIQGRHVLLATGSVPKSLPGLEIDGNRIISSDHALVLDRVPQSAIILGGGVIGVEFASAWKSFGADVTIIEGLKHLAPLEDENSSKLLERAFRKRGIKFNLGTFFSKAEYTESGVKVTLADGKEFEAELLLVAVGRGPVSAGLGYEEQGVAIDRGYVTVDEYMRTNVPTISAVGDLVPTLQLAHVGFAEGILVAERLAGLKTVPIDYDGVPRVTYCHPEVASVGITEAKAKEIYGADKVVALKYNLAGNGKSKILNTSGEIKLVQVKDGAVVGVHMVGDRMGEQVGEAQLIYNWEALPAEVAQLIHAHPTQNEALGEAHLALAGKPLHSHD comes from the coding sequence GTGGCGAACGACGCCAGCACCGTTTTCGACCTAGTGATCCTCGGCGGTGGTAGTGGCGGTTACGCCGCGGCCCTGCGCGGGGCCCAGTTGGGTCTGGACGTCGCCCTGATCGAGAAGGACAAGGTCGGCGGTACCTGCCTGCACCGGGGTTGCATCCCCACCAAGGCCCTGCTCCACGCGGGCGAGATCGCCGACCAGGCCCGCGAGAGCGAGCAGTTCGGTGTCAAGGCCACCTTCGAGGGCATCGACGTACCGGCCGTCCACAAGTACAAGGACGGCGTGGTCTCTGGCCTGTACAAGGGACTCCAGGGTCTGATCGCATCCCGCAAGGTGCACTACATCGAGGGTGAGGGCAGGCTCTCCTCCCCCACCTCCGTCGACGTCAACGGCCAGCGCATCCAGGGCCGCCACGTCCTGCTGGCGACCGGCTCCGTGCCGAAGTCGCTGCCGGGCCTGGAGATCGACGGCAACCGGATCATCTCCTCGGACCACGCCCTCGTCCTGGACCGCGTGCCGCAGTCCGCGATCATCCTGGGCGGCGGTGTCATCGGCGTGGAGTTCGCCTCCGCGTGGAAGTCCTTCGGCGCCGACGTGACGATCATCGAGGGCCTCAAGCACCTCGCCCCTCTCGAGGACGAGAACTCCTCCAAGCTTCTTGAGCGCGCGTTCCGCAAGCGCGGCATCAAGTTCAACCTGGGCACCTTCTTCTCGAAGGCCGAGTACACCGAGAGCGGTGTCAAGGTCACCCTCGCCGACGGCAAGGAGTTCGAGGCCGAACTGCTGCTCGTCGCGGTGGGCCGCGGCCCCGTCTCCGCCGGTCTCGGCTACGAGGAGCAGGGCGTCGCGATCGACCGCGGCTATGTCACGGTCGACGAGTACATGCGGACGAACGTCCCGACCATCTCCGCCGTCGGCGACCTGGTCCCGACGCTCCAGCTCGCGCACGTCGGCTTCGCCGAGGGCATCCTGGTGGCGGAGCGTCTGGCCGGTCTCAAGACCGTTCCGATCGACTACGACGGTGTCCCCCGGGTGACGTACTGCCACCCCGAGGTCGCCTCCGTGGGCATCACCGAGGCCAAGGCCAAGGAGATCTACGGCGCGGACAAGGTCGTCGCTCTGAAGTACAACCTCGCGGGCAACGGCAAGAGCAAGATCCTCAACACCTCGGGCGAGATCAAGCTCGTCCAGGTGAAGGACGGTGCCGTGGTCGGCGTCCACATGGTCGGCGACCGCATGGGCGAGCAGGTCGGCGAAGCCCAGTTGATCTACAACTGGGAGGCGCTGCCCGCCGAGGTCGCCCAGCTCATCCACGCCCACCCGACGCAGAACGAGGCGCTCGGCGAGGCCCACCTGGCACTGGCCGGGAAGCCTCTCCACTCCCACGACTGA
- a CDS encoding DUF3043 domain-containing protein, which yields MGSNPIHPLPLGFVFRSRAKEEKAAPTDKVSLTDSKQPRDPQAPKGRPTPKRSESQTQRRSVANTSMTRKDASKRQRDERRAQMERQRTALATGDERYLPARDKGPIRKFARDYVDSRINIAEFFLPLAVVILVLSVVQMPALQNIALLLWLVVIILIVVDSFWSAFRLRKLLSERFPGQNTKGSVRYALMRSLQMRRLRLPKPQVKRGERP from the coding sequence CTGGGGTCCAACCCCATTCACCCCTTACCCTTGGGTTTTGTGTTCCGTAGCCGTGCCAAGGAAGAGAAGGCAGCGCCCACCGACAAGGTGTCGCTGACCGACTCCAAGCAGCCCCGAGACCCGCAGGCCCCGAAGGGTCGGCCCACGCCCAAGCGCAGTGAGTCACAGACTCAGCGCCGCAGCGTCGCCAACACTTCGATGACGCGGAAGGACGCCTCCAAGCGTCAGCGCGACGAGCGCCGTGCGCAGATGGAGCGCCAGCGCACCGCGCTGGCCACCGGTGACGAGCGGTATCTGCCGGCCCGTGACAAGGGCCCGATCCGCAAGTTCGCGCGTGACTACGTGGACTCGCGCATCAACATCGCCGAGTTCTTCCTGCCACTGGCCGTGGTGATCCTCGTGCTCAGCGTGGTGCAGATGCCCGCGCTGCAGAACATCGCGCTGCTGCTGTGGCTCGTGGTGATCATCCTGATCGTGGTCGACTCCTTCTGGAGCGCGTTCCGGCTGCGCAAGCTGCTCTCCGAGCGCTTCCCGGGCCAGAACACCAAGGGCTCGGTCCGGTACGCCCTGATGCGCTCCCTCCAGATGCGTCGACTCCGGCTGCCGAAGCCGCAGGTCAAGCGCGGAGAGCGGCCCTGA